In Deinococcus terrestris, one DNA window encodes the following:
- a CDS encoding ABC transporter permease, producing the protein MTPSPRLGWLLALPSLLFLTLLLALPLTRTLLEGGINLAVWQDPYFLGRLTWTLAQAGASALIALLIGAPLAYLLSRYTVLGKALLLRLLLLPFVTPTLVAVLGLSALLGPQGWISRPLGLDLEETPALLILGNLFFNLPVMIRLAYAGFSRVSPGLTEAARTLGASSLRAALTVALPLALPGLLAGVILVFLYSALSFGLPLALGGERYATLEVEIYTLTAYQFRLSEASALIAGQLALTLGATWAYVALLRGGTGVPASGLPPARGVAAAGLWGLTALVGLICFGPLVAVVARGLLGSAGPTLAYWQGILADPETPLLVGNTLRFGLLALLGAVGLGGLHALGAWRARSRVLDLLSLLPLMVSPVSLAVGYLLAYPALSATLPLLIAAYTLLGFPLVTRSLLPALRALPPHLTEAARTLGARPLGAHRTVTLPLTLPALRGGAALALATVLGEFGATLVLTRPEWATLSVGLYDRLGRPGERNLGEACALATVLLLLAAGAFTLLDGGEGEVT; encoded by the coding sequence ATGACCCCGTCCCCCCGCCTCGGCTGGCTCCTCGCCCTCCCGTCCCTCCTCTTCCTGACCCTCCTCCTCGCCCTCCCCCTCACCCGCACCTTGCTGGAAGGCGGCATCAACCTCGCCGTCTGGCAGGACCCCTACTTCCTGGGTCGCCTGACCTGGACCCTGGCCCAGGCGGGCGCGTCCGCCCTGATCGCCCTGCTGATCGGAGCGCCCCTCGCCTACCTTCTGTCCCGGTACACGGTCCTCGGCAAGGCCCTGCTCCTGCGCCTCCTGCTGCTGCCCTTCGTGACCCCGACCCTGGTGGCCGTGCTGGGCCTCTCGGCCCTGCTGGGACCGCAGGGCTGGATCAGCCGTCCGCTGGGACTGGACTTGGAGGAAACGCCTGCGCTGCTGATCCTCGGAAACCTCTTTTTCAACTTGCCCGTGATGATTCGGTTGGCCTACGCGGGCTTCTCGCGGGTGTCGCCGGGCCTGACCGAGGCGGCGCGAACGCTGGGGGCGTCGAGCCTGCGGGCGGCGCTGACGGTGGCACTGCCGCTGGCACTGCCGGGGCTGCTGGCCGGGGTCATCCTGGTGTTTCTCTACTCAGCGCTGAGCTTCGGACTGCCCCTGGCGCTGGGCGGCGAGCGCTACGCCACGCTGGAGGTCGAGATCTACACGCTGACGGCCTACCAGTTCCGGCTGTCGGAGGCGAGTGCCCTGATCGCCGGGCAACTCGCGCTGACGCTGGGGGCGACGTGGGCATATGTGGCCCTGCTGCGAGGCGGGACGGGCGTACCCGCGAGCGGTCTGCCCCCGGCGCGGGGCGTGGCGGCGGCGGGCCTGTGGGGCCTCACGGCACTGGTGGGCCTGATCTGCTTCGGGCCGCTGGTCGCCGTCGTGGCGCGGGGGCTGCTCGGGTCAGCCGGACCGACGCTGGCCTACTGGCAGGGCATCCTGGCAGACCCGGAGACACCGCTGCTGGTGGGCAACACGCTGCGCTTCGGGCTGCTGGCGCTGCTGGGGGCCGTGGGGCTGGGCGGATTACACGCGCTGGGGGCGTGGCGGGCGCGGTCACGGGTGCTCGACCTGCTCTCGCTATTGCCGCTGATGGTGTCGCCCGTGAGTCTGGCGGTGGGCTACCTGCTGGCGTACCCGGCGCTGTCGGCCACCCTGCCCCTCCTGATCGCGGCATATACCTTGCTGGGCTTTCCGCTGGTGACGCGCAGCCTGCTTCCGGCGCTGCGGGCACTGCCCCCCCACCTGACCGAGGCCGCCCGCACCCTGGGCGCCCGGCCCCTCGGGGCGCACCGCACGGTCACGCTCCCGCTCACGCTTCCGGCGCTGCGGGGCGGCGCGGCGCTGGCGCTGGCGACCGTGCTGGGCGAGTTCGGGGCCACGCTGGTCCTGACCCGGCCCGAGTGGGCCACCCTCAGCGTGGGCCTCTACGACCGCCTGGGCCGCCCCGGTGAGCGCAATCTGGGCGAGGCGTGTGCGCTGGCGACGGTGCTGCTGCTCCTAGCGGCTGGAGCCTTCACATTGCTGGACGGCGGGGAGGGGGAGGTGACGTAA
- a CDS encoding AbrB/MazE/SpoVT family DNA-binding domain-containing protein — MRVKLGKHGNSLGFVVPASVVREEALEAGQEYELTVAANGGFHLLPVERPVWRPDLSIDELLAGLPEGPLKYEDIPEYRPVGRELDW, encoded by the coding sequence ATGCGCGTGAAACTTGGCAAACACGGCAACAGCCTGGGCTTCGTGGTGCCCGCCAGTGTGGTCCGCGAGGAGGCGCTGGAAGCGGGGCAGGAGTATGAACTGACGGTGGCCGCGAACGGTGGGTTCCACCTCCTGCCGGTCGAACGCCCCGTCTGGCGGCCCGACCTGAGCATCGACGAACTGCTGGCCGGGTTGCCGGAAGGACCTCTGAAGTACGAGGACATCCCCGAGTACAGGCCGGTGGGCCGGGAACTGGACTGGTGA
- a CDS encoding type II toxin-antitoxin system PemK/MazF family toxin, translating to MSGPEQSDPERGQLIWVTFDPSLGHEQGGRRPALVVSNTRYNERTGLMICMPVTSRAKGYTSEIALPETLSIRGVVLASHVYTMDWRARDVQVIETVPAEILTAALQRLAVILLQ from the coding sequence GTGAGTGGCCCGGAGCAGAGTGACCCAGAGCGGGGGCAACTTATCTGGGTCACCTTCGACCCCAGCCTGGGCCACGAGCAGGGAGGCCGCCGCCCGGCTCTGGTGGTCAGCAACACCCGTTACAACGAGCGCACCGGGCTGATGATCTGCATGCCCGTGACCTCACGCGCCAAGGGCTACACCTCGGAGATCGCGCTCCCGGAGACTCTGAGCATCCGTGGAGTCGTGCTGGCCTCTCACGTTTACACGATGGACTGGCGGGCGCGGGACGTTCAGGTCATCGAGACGGTTCCCGCCGAGATTCTGACGGCGGCTCTGCAACGTCTGGCCGTCATCCTCTTGCAATGA
- a CDS encoding ABC transporter ATP-binding protein, whose product MSSPALALHHLSKRYGSTVAAEDVSLTVGAGETVALLGPSGCGKSTVLRCVAGLERPDAGRVEIGGRDVTPLPPEARHVGLVFQDYALFPHLSVLGNVTYGPRMRGARRAQAEGRAREALALVGLEALTGRTPAQLSGGQAQRVALARAVATGSPLLLLDEPLSNLDEQLRARLRSDLRALFGQVGAGVLLVTHDQREALALAARVAVMRAGRLVQVGGAAEVFARPATAWVAAFLGHTNVLTAPGGLARLVPEGAVRLGKGNPLPVTAYQPTDTGTEVTVVHPLGTLTLHLSPREAGGIDEGRLRLSVDEGRVLTLPDDREGA is encoded by the coding sequence ATGAGTTCTCCCGCCCTCGCCCTCCACCACCTCTCCAAGCGCTACGGCTCCACCGTCGCCGCCGAGGACGTCTCGCTGACCGTCGGCGCGGGCGAGACGGTCGCGCTGCTGGGGCCGAGCGGCTGCGGCAAGAGCACCGTCTTGAGGTGTGTGGCTGGGCTGGAACGCCCTGACGCGGGCCGGGTCGAGATCGGCGGACGGGACGTGACCCCCCTGCCCCCGGAGGCGCGGCACGTTGGGCTGGTCTTTCAAGACTATGCGCTCTTTCCGCATCTGAGCGTCCTGGGAAACGTCACCTACGGCCCCCGGATGCGCGGAGCGCGGCGGGCGCAGGCCGAGGGGCGGGCGCGGGAAGCCCTGGCGCTCGTGGGCCTGGAGGCCTTGACTGGGCGCACCCCCGCGCAACTCTCCGGCGGACAGGCACAGCGGGTGGCCCTGGCACGGGCGGTGGCGACCGGCTCGCCCTTGCTGCTGCTCGACGAGCCCCTGAGCAATCTGGACGAGCAACTCCGGGCGCGGCTACGCTCCGATCTGCGAGCACTGTTCGGGCAGGTCGGCGCAGGCGTCTTACTCGTCACGCATGACCAGCGGGAGGCGTTGGCGCTGGCCGCACGAGTGGCGGTGATGCGGGCCGGGCGGCTGGTGCAGGTGGGCGGGGCCGCCGAAGTCTTTGCCCGGCCCGCGACCGCGTGGGTGGCGGCCTTCCTGGGGCACACGAACGTGCTGACTGCCCCCGGCGGCCTGGCGCGGCTGGTCCCGGAAGGCGCGGTGCGGCTGGGCAAGGGTAACCCCCTCCCCGTCACCGCCTATCAACCCACCGATACCGGGACCGAGGTCACGGTCGTGCATCCCCTCGGCACCCTCACCCTGCACCTCAGCCCTCGGGAGGCGGGGGGCATTGATGAAGGACGGCTCAGGCTGAGCGTGGACGAGGGGCGGGTCTTGACCCTGCCCGACGACCGGGAGGGCGCGTGA
- a CDS encoding thiamine diphosphokinase → MTAWILVGGRLVPTPALAALPHPDLVVAADGGARHAATLGVRVDVWVGDFDSSGDLELNAPREIHPAAKDETDAELAVQVARDRGATELVFLGAFGGRFDHAAALALGAVRLAREGLRVTLHSGDESGHPLVPGQVLSLELPPGATLSVLALSDLHGLTLTGVRWPLTGADVPLGSGWTVSNEALGGEVRASLEAGLGLVTALHRREGQTALAR, encoded by the coding sequence GTGACCGCCTGGATTCTCGTCGGCGGACGGCTGGTGCCCACGCCTGCCCTGGCCGCGCTTCCCCACCCTGACCTCGTGGTGGCGGCGGACGGGGGGGCACGGCACGCGGCGACCCTGGGAGTCCGGGTCGACGTGTGGGTGGGCGACTTTGATTCCTCCGGGGACCTGGAGCTGAATGCCCCCCGCGAGATTCACCCCGCCGCGAAGGACGAGACGGATGCCGAACTCGCCGTGCAGGTGGCGCGGGACAGGGGCGCGACCGAACTGGTCTTTCTGGGCGCCTTCGGGGGCCGCTTCGACCATGCGGCGGCGCTAGCGCTGGGTGCGGTGCGGCTGGCGCGGGAAGGGCTGAGGGTCACTCTCCACAGCGGCGACGAGAGCGGGCATCCGCTGGTGCCGGGACAAGTCCTGAGCCTCGAACTTCCTCCCGGTGCCACCCTGAGCGTGCTCGCTCTAAGCGACCTCCACGGCCTGACCCTGACCGGGGTGCGCTGGCCGCTCACGGGCGCCGACGTGCCGCTGGGCAGTGGTTGGACCGTCAGCAACGAGGCGCTGGGCGGCGAGGTCCGGGCCAGCCTGGAGGCGGGCCTGGGGCTGGTGACGGCGCTGCACCGTCGGGAGGGTCAGACCGCGCTCGCCCGGTAA
- a CDS encoding amino acid ABC transporter permease: protein MLSTLSTVFTPDALAALWRGAQLTLSLTVLSSIFGLILGLIAGLGRMSRLAPVRLLAGAYIETFRGTPLLVQLFFLFFALPQITGVSLPAFNTAVLGLSLFAGAYAAEIIRGSLNAVDRGQTEAARALGLKPWDILRLVLIPQAARTAVPALGNQFIGLLKDSSLASVITVSELLLTTRGLVSITYQPVPLYLAVALIYFLLSNVAARLFALLERRLNRPYRASAV from the coding sequence ATGCTGTCCACCCTCTCCACGGTCTTCACGCCCGACGCCCTGGCCGCCCTGTGGCGCGGCGCCCAGCTCACGCTGTCTCTCACGGTCCTGTCCAGCATCTTCGGGCTGATCCTGGGCCTGATCGCCGGACTGGGTCGGATGTCGCGCCTCGCGCCGGTGCGGCTGCTGGCGGGCGCCTACATCGAAACCTTCCGGGGCACGCCGCTGCTGGTGCAGCTCTTTTTCCTCTTCTTCGCGCTGCCGCAGATCACGGGGGTCTCTCTGCCCGCCTTCAACACGGCGGTGCTGGGCCTGAGCCTCTTTGCCGGGGCCTACGCCGCCGAGATTATTCGGGGCAGCCTGAACGCCGTGGACCGGGGCCAGACCGAGGCGGCGCGTGCGCTGGGCCTGAAGCCCTGGGACATTCTGCGGCTGGTCCTGATTCCGCAGGCGGCCCGCACCGCCGTGCCTGCGCTGGGCAATCAGTTTATCGGTCTGCTGAAAGATTCCAGCCTCGCCAGCGTGATCACGGTGTCCGAGTTGCTGCTGACCACCCGTGGGTTGGTGTCCATCACCTACCAGCCGGTGCCGCTGTACCTCGCGGTCGCGCTGATCTACTTCCTGCTGTCGAACGTGGCGGCGCGGCTGTTTGCCCTGCTGGAGCGCCGCCTGAACCGGCCTTACCGGGCGAGCGCGGTCTGA
- a CDS encoding transporter substrate-binding domain-containing protein produces MLKSRLLLLSTLALTVSSVAHAELADVRKRGELRVVMSGEYPPFSQPAPDGSLTGFDADVAREIAKRLGVRARLIKAEFPSIIAGLQAGQFDLAVASQSKTPERERAVDFLSRPYYYDGLQLVVPANSSARTLAGLNGRPVAVAQGTVFEKFLRDRKYTNVATYSGEQEIFLALNAGRAAGMITTRTVGSVAIKNGLKLRLAGPVLQQDNPYITLGKNQPQLKAAVEKAMASMRADGTLKRLSLKYLGSDITVPAK; encoded by the coding sequence ATGTTGAAATCCCGTCTGCTGCTGCTGTCCACCCTCGCGCTTACCGTTTCTTCGGTGGCGCACGCCGAACTGGCCGATGTCCGCAAGCGCGGCGAACTGCGCGTCGTGATGAGCGGCGAGTACCCGCCCTTCTCGCAGCCCGCCCCCGACGGTTCGCTGACCGGCTTCGACGCCGACGTGGCCCGCGAGATCGCCAAGCGCCTCGGCGTCCGCGCCCGGCTGATCAAGGCCGAGTTCCCCTCCATCATCGCGGGGTTGCAGGCCGGGCAGTTCGACCTCGCCGTCGCCTCCCAGAGCAAGACCCCCGAGCGCGAGCGGGCGGTGGACTTCCTGAGCCGCCCATACTACTACGACGGCCTGCAACTGGTCGTGCCCGCCAACTCGTCGGCGCGGACCCTCGCGGGCCTCAACGGGCGGCCCGTCGCGGTGGCGCAAGGCACCGTGTTCGAGAAGTTCCTGCGAGACCGCAAGTACACCAACGTCGCGACTTACAGCGGCGAGCAGGAGATTTTCCTGGCGCTGAACGCGGGCCGCGCCGCCGGGATGATCACCACCCGCACGGTGGGCAGCGTCGCCATCAAGAACGGGCTGAAGCTCCGGCTGGCGGGACCGGTGCTGCAACAGGACAACCCCTATATCACCCTGGGCAAGAACCAGCCGCAGCTCAAGGCCGCCGTGGAAAAGGCGATGGCCTCCATGCGGGCCGACGGCACTCTCAAGCGTCTGAGCCTGAAGTACCTCGGCTCGGACATCACGGTGCCCGCCAAGTAA
- a CDS encoding alpha/beta hydrolase family protein yields MTLFRSPVPAFLAASLLLGSCTQIRPPAEVPAQAGRTFKVVPPTLAPVAGATLYQGSYAGLRGDAAYQIEVPANWNGTLVMYAHGYRGEGENLTVEPPPLRPYLLSQGYAWAASSYSANYYDVQAGVEDTNALALAFERLTGGKHAKPSKYLIMGVSMGGHIAGAAVEKETLATAKSRVNYAAALPLCGVMDEAYQFEWLGDYTLAAAQLAGLGPRTFPQSNYQELLPAIKQALFTETEGPTWTENEGQGARLREIARRLTGGDRPVFEQGFRLAGTQNAVFSTGGADGTVNGILTRNLYGNEGRVYRWTSAADPTAAEKTFNDVILRVRADPAANAARPGGLRWLPAVNGEFSVPVLTLHTLGDFYVPFRHQQLYRQAAQANGNGDRLVQRAIRAGGHCEFDGAELVEAFNDLVTWERTGVRPAGDDVLTAATVASPTYGCRFTRKTRAGVEACPATP; encoded by the coding sequence ATGACGCTCTTCCGTTCCCCTGTGCCCGCATTCCTCGCCGCCAGCCTCCTGCTGGGCAGTTGCACCCAGATTCGGCCTCCCGCCGAAGTTCCTGCCCAGGCAGGCCGCACCTTCAAGGTCGTCCCGCCGACCCTCGCCCCCGTGGCGGGCGCCACCCTCTACCAGGGCAGCTACGCCGGGCTGCGCGGCGACGCCGCCTACCAGATCGAGGTTCCGGCGAACTGGAACGGCACCCTGGTCATGTACGCGCACGGCTACCGGGGCGAGGGCGAGAACCTCACCGTGGAGCCGCCGCCGCTGCGTCCCTACCTGCTGTCTCAGGGGTACGCCTGGGCCGCGAGCAGCTACTCGGCCAACTACTACGACGTGCAGGCCGGGGTGGAGGACACCAACGCCCTCGCGCTGGCCTTCGAGCGCCTGACCGGGGGCAAGCACGCCAAACCGAGCAAGTACCTGATCATGGGCGTTTCGATGGGCGGCCACATCGCCGGGGCCGCCGTGGAAAAGGAGACGCTGGCGACGGCCAAGAGCCGGGTCAACTACGCCGCCGCCCTCCCGCTGTGCGGGGTGATGGACGAGGCGTACCAGTTCGAGTGGCTGGGCGACTACACCCTCGCCGCCGCGCAACTCGCCGGGCTGGGGCCGCGCACCTTTCCCCAGAGCAATTACCAGGAGCTGCTGCCCGCGATCAAACAGGCGCTGTTCACCGAGACCGAGGGGCCGACCTGGACCGAGAACGAGGGCCAGGGCGCCCGGTTGCGCGAGATCGCCCGCCGCCTGACCGGCGGGGACCGTCCCGTCTTCGAGCAGGGTTTCCGTCTCGCCGGGACGCAGAACGCGGTGTTCAGCACGGGCGGAGCGGACGGCACCGTGAACGGCATCCTGACCCGCAACCTCTACGGCAACGAGGGCCGGGTCTACCGCTGGACGAGCGCCGCCGACCCCACCGCCGCCGAGAAGACCTTCAACGACGTGATCCTGCGTGTGCGGGCCGATCCCGCCGCGAACGCCGCCCGGCCCGGTGGCCTGCGCTGGCTGCCCGCCGTGAACGGGGAATTCAGCGTGCCCGTGCTGACCCTGCACACGCTGGGCGACTTCTACGTGCCCTTCCGGCACCAGCAGCTCTACCGCCAGGCGGCACAGGCGAATGGCAACGGCGACCGCCTCGTGCAGCGGGCGATCCGCGCAGGGGGCCACTGCGAGTTTGACGGGGCCGAACTGGTGGAGGCGTTCAACGACCTCGTGACCTGGGAGCGCACGGGGGTCAGGCCTGCCGGGGACGACGTGCTCACGGCCGCGACGGTTGCCAGTCCCACCTACGGCTGCCGCTTTACCCGCAAGACCCGTGCGGGTGTGGAGGCGTGCCCGGCAACGCCATGA
- the hemL gene encoding glutamate-1-semialdehyde 2,1-aminomutase → MTTESLPSTARSEALFARARAVTPGGVNSPVRAFRSVGGTPRFIREAHGAHLTDADGTRYLDYIGSWGPMILGHDHPAVREAIASALTGGTSFGAPNEREVQLAETVTRITGVDRVRFVNSGTEATMSALRLARGFTGRKYILKFRGNYHGHADGLLVEAGSGLMTNAAGALGQAAPSSAGVPQEYAALTLVSEYNDPAALDTLMAERGHEVAAVIFEPVVGNAGVLIPTPEFLAALHRVREHGVLLIADEVMTGFRLSLKGATGLLGLTPDLTCWGKIIGGGLPVGAYGGRADVMDFVSPQGPVYQAGTLSGNPLAMAAGLATLEILEGDPGLYGRLEAYTGTLADGLRSAAREAGVILSVNHIGSMLTAFHQDAPDGSIRTYADAARSDTAAFAGWFQHMLGRGIYWAPSQFESIFVSGAHTDHDLNATLDAARAAYAGLGGAA, encoded by the coding sequence ATGACCACCGAGTCCCTTCCTTCCACCGCCCGGTCGGAGGCGCTGTTTGCCCGCGCCCGCGCCGTGACGCCCGGCGGCGTGAACAGCCCGGTGCGGGCATTCAGAAGCGTGGGCGGCACCCCCCGCTTTATCCGGGAGGCCCACGGCGCCCATCTCACGGACGCGGACGGCACCCGCTACCTCGACTACATCGGCTCGTGGGGGCCAATGATCCTGGGGCACGACCACCCCGCCGTGCGGGAAGCCATCGCCTCGGCGCTCACGGGCGGCACGTCCTTCGGGGCACCGAATGAGCGCGAGGTGCAACTGGCGGAAACCGTCACCCGCATCACCGGGGTGGACCGCGTGCGCTTCGTGAACAGCGGCACCGAGGCCACCATGAGCGCCCTGCGACTGGCGCGGGGGTTCACGGGCCGGAAATACATCCTCAAGTTCCGAGGCAACTACCACGGCCATGCCGACGGCCTGCTGGTGGAGGCCGGAAGCGGCCTGATGACGAACGCGGCGGGCGCCCTGGGACAGGCGGCCCCCAGCAGTGCGGGCGTGCCCCAGGAGTACGCGGCCCTCACGCTGGTGAGCGAGTACAACGACCCGGCGGCGCTGGACACCCTGATGGCCGAGCGCGGCCACGAGGTCGCCGCCGTCATCTTCGAGCCGGTGGTGGGCAATGCCGGGGTGCTGATTCCCACGCCCGAGTTTCTGGCCGCGCTGCACCGGGTACGCGAGCACGGCGTTCTCCTGATCGCAGACGAGGTGATGACGGGCTTTCGCCTCAGCCTGAAAGGCGCGACCGGGCTGCTGGGCTTGACTCCCGACCTCACCTGCTGGGGCAAGATCATCGGCGGTGGGCTGCCGGTGGGGGCCTACGGCGGGCGGGCCGACGTGATGGACTTTGTATCGCCCCAGGGGCCGGTGTACCAGGCCGGAACGCTCAGCGGCAATCCGCTGGCGATGGCGGCGGGCCTCGCCACCTTGGAGATCTTGGAGGGCGACCCCGGCCTCTACGGGCGGCTGGAGGCGTACACGGGCACCCTAGCGGACGGCCTGCGCTCGGCGGCGCGGGAGGCGGGCGTGATCCTCAGCGTGAACCACATCGGCTCGATGCTCACCGCCTTTCATCAGGACGCGCCCGACGGGTCCATCCGCACCTATGCGGACGCGGCCCGCAGCGACACGGCGGCCTTTGCCGGGTGGTTCCAGCACATGCTGGGCCGGGGCATCTACTGGGCGCCCTCGCAGTTCGAGAGCATCTTCGTGAGTGGGGCGCACACCGACCACGACCTGAACGCCACGCTGGACGCCGCCCGCGCCGCCTACGCCGGGCTGGGAGGAGCCGCATGA
- a CDS encoding CoA-binding protein, which translates to MTLLESTPDVIRVLQENKVVAVVGFHPDPMKPAHYVPEYLHRQGYTVIPVNPALAARGESYFGQKAVATLAQIGTPVDVVEIFRRSDKVGQHLDDILAMQPLPRVVWLQLGIRDDRTARALTGRGIDVIQDRCMLADHRALL; encoded by the coding sequence ATGACCCTGCTGGAAAGCACCCCCGACGTGATTCGCGTCTTGCAGGAAAACAAGGTGGTCGCCGTGGTGGGCTTTCACCCCGATCCGATGAAACCCGCCCACTATGTCCCCGAGTACCTGCACCGCCAGGGCTACACGGTCATTCCGGTCAACCCGGCGCTCGCGGCGCGGGGCGAGAGCTACTTCGGGCAAAAGGCGGTCGCCACCCTCGCCCAGATCGGCACCCCGGTGGACGTGGTGGAGATTTTTCGCCGCAGCGACAAGGTGGGGCAGCATCTCGACGACATCCTCGCCATGCAGCCCCTCCCCCGCGTGGTGTGGCTGCAACTCGGCATCCGCGACGACCGCACGGCGCGGGCACTGACGGGGCGCGGCATAGACGTGATTCAGGACCGCTGCATGCTGGCGGATCACCGGGCGCTGCTTTGA
- a CDS encoding molybdopterin molybdotransferase MoeA, protein MTRPTFPMHVGVAEARQSLAALLPDPGTEPVPLAGARGRTLAADLAARVSHPSATESALDGIAAREADTIGASSDTPTRLRVMGESRAGLPFAGTVGPGECVRIYTGAPLPPGADAICPVEQLAEDGPDHVLLRRPALSADVRPEGGDFRAGEVVLRAGTLLTPPRVALAAALGHAEVPVRRRLRVALLSTGDEVREPGEALLPGQVYDSNRYGLTALLEECGCEVLNLGHAPDSPDALAGSLAAAGGADLLLTSGGVSMGRYDFMRDLLLGRGEVAFWKIRMRPGGPALLGRWEGLPVFGLPGNPVSSLVVFGVIVRPVLTGQPLRTLRLRAGTAFGGLPDKTAFWRGVVSGGEVRDYGQQGSGVLRSLGEADVLVVIPEGPGVRVGEEVEVVWV, encoded by the coding sequence ATGACCCGCCCGACCTTTCCCATGCACGTCGGTGTGGCCGAGGCGCGGCAGAGCCTCGCGGCCCTGCTCCCCGACCCCGGCACCGAGCCAGTTCCCCTGGCCGGGGCGCGGGGTCGGACCCTCGCGGCCGACCTCGCCGCCCGCGTCAGCCACCCCAGCGCGACCGAGAGTGCGCTGGACGGCATCGCCGCGCGGGAGGCCGACACGATAGGGGCCAGCTCGGACACACCCACACGGCTGCGGGTGATGGGCGAGAGCCGCGCGGGGCTGCCCTTCGCGGGCACGGTGGGGCCAGGCGAGTGCGTCCGCATCTACACCGGGGCGCCGCTACCGCCCGGCGCGGACGCGATCTGTCCGGTCGAGCAACTGGCGGAGGATGGCCCCGACCACGTCCTCCTGCGCCGCCCGGCCCTCTCCGCCGACGTGCGGCCCGAGGGGGGCGACTTCCGGGCGGGCGAGGTGGTCCTGCGGGCCGGAACCCTCCTGACGCCCCCCCGCGTCGCGCTTGCGGCAGCGCTGGGGCACGCCGAGGTGCCCGTGCGCCGCCGCCTGCGCGTGGCCCTGCTGTCCACCGGGGACGAGGTGCGCGAGCCGGGAGAGGCCCTCCTGCCCGGCCAGGTCTACGACAGCAACCGCTACGGCCTCACGGCCCTGCTGGAGGAGTGCGGCTGCGAGGTCCTGAACCTCGGCCACGCCCCCGACAGCCCCGACGCGCTGGCGGGGTCCCTCGCGGCGGCGGGCGGCGCGGACCTGCTGCTCACCAGCGGGGGCGTCAGCATGGGCCGGTATGACTTCATGCGCGATCTGTTGTTGGGGCGCGGCGAGGTGGCCTTCTGGAAAATCCGGATGCGGCCGGGTGGTCCTGCCCTTCTGGGACGCTGGGAGGGCCTGCCGGTCTTCGGGCTGCCCGGCAATCCGGTGAGCAGCCTCGTCGTGTTTGGGGTGATCGTGCGGCCTGTGCTGACCGGACAACCTCTGCGGACGCTGCGGCTGCGGGCGGGGACCGCCTTTGGGGGGCTGCCCGACAAGACGGCCTTCTGGCGCGGCGTCGTGTCGGGCGGCGAGGTCCGCGATTACGGGCAGCAGGGCAGCGGGGTGCTGCGCTCGCTGGGCGAGGCGGACGTGCTGGTGGTCATCCCGGAGGGGCCGGGTGTCCGGGTGGGGGAGGAGGTGGAGGTGGTGTGGGTCTGA
- a CDS encoding FKBP-type peptidyl-prolyl cis-trans isomerase, producing the protein MNITQDKVVEIDYVLKVDGEVVDASEGGEPLTYLHGHNNIIPGLERALEGKRSGDSLHVTVQPEDGYGARDEDNVETLDREDFEDDIEVGATYYAQAEDGSVLPFTVLAVDGDTVQVDFNAPLAGKVLDFDVTVKAVRDATSEELEHGHAHTPGMHDEE; encoded by the coding sequence ATGAACATTACCCAGGATAAGGTCGTCGAGATTGATTACGTGCTCAAGGTGGACGGCGAGGTCGTCGACGCCAGCGAGGGCGGCGAGCCGCTGACCTACCTGCACGGCCACAACAACATCATTCCCGGCCTGGAGCGGGCGCTGGAAGGCAAGCGCTCCGGCGACAGCCTTCACGTGACCGTGCAGCCCGAAGACGGCTACGGCGCCCGCGACGAGGACAACGTCGAAACCCTCGACCGCGAGGACTTCGAGGATGACATCGAGGTCGGCGCGACCTACTACGCGCAGGCCGAAGACGGCTCCGTGCTGCCCTTCACCGTCCTCGCTGTCGATGGGGACACTGTGCAGGTGGACTTCAACGCGCCCCTCGCGGGCAAGGTGCTGGACTTCGACGTGACGGTCAAGGCCGTGCGCGACGCCACCTCCGAGGAACTGGAGCACGGACACGCGCATACGCCGGGCATGCACGACGAGGAGTAA